TAGCCGAAATCGACGGCGATGACCGGGATGCCCGCGGCCTTGGCCGTGTCGATGTCGGTGCGCGAATCCCCGACCATGATGGCGCGGGCGGGGTCGCCGCCCGCCATGCGGATGGTCTCGAGAAGATGGCGCGGGTCGGGCTTGCGGAAGGAGAACGTGTCGGCGCCGCAGATGGCGGCGAACCGTTCGGTCAGGTCGAGCGAGGCGATCAGCCGCGTCGACAGCGCCTCGTACTTGTTGGTGCAGACCGCCTGCAGGTAGCCCGCCTCCCCCAGCCGGTCGAGCGCGGCGATCACGCCGGGAAAGGGCTGCGAGCGGCCGGGCATGTTGCCGCCGTAGTGGTCGAGGAACACGGCCTG
Above is a genomic segment from Aquamicrobium sp. containing:
- a CDS encoding HAD family hydrolase, with the translated sequence MTRPAPIRPIVVFDLDGTLVDTAPDLLDSLNHCLECAGLQRAAPQELRRFVGMGGRVMIERAFASQRHELTTPRLDELQAVFLDHYGGNMPGRSQPFPGVIAALDRLGEAGYLQAVCTNKYEALSTRLIASLDLTERFAAICGADTFSFRKPDPRHLLETIRMAGGDPARAIMVGDSRTDIDTAKAAGIPVIAVDFGYTDQHVRTFSPSRIISHFDELTTQMTEELLAALAR